A section of the Paralichthys olivaceus isolate ysfri-2021 chromosome 14, ASM2471397v2, whole genome shotgun sequence genome encodes:
- the htr7a gene encoding 5-hydroxytryptamine receptor 7 has product MVLLGASNGTFPGGNMRSSFMVEDRAGDPGGSTIKMMAEALAPRLLKIAQGAAEAAAATSPSSTSQPQVMETNGTRCGEQILSYGRVEKVLIGGVLTMLTLSTICGNLLVVISVCFVKKLRQPSNYLIVSLAVADLSVALAVMPFVSITDLIGGQWVFGQFFCNVFIAMDVMCCTASIMTLCVISIDRYLGITKPLTYPVRQNGCCMAKMIVSVWLLSASITLPPLFGWAQNVNDGRVCLISQDFGYTVYSTAVAFYIPMSVMLIMYYRIYRAAKLSAAKHTITGFPREGGHGAGLAPRGGRGGHKVQQPVESGETLSVEGTEVEQEEAEEEEESLDCVSAALKLQREVEEECSTRVSRLLKTGEHHQRRKRKNQSIFKREQKAAATLGIVVGAFTFCWLPFFLVSTARPFVCGVECSCVPLWLERTLLWLGYANSLINPFIYAFFNRDLRTTYSNLLRCRYRNINRKLSAVGMHEALKLVEKPDSDV; this is encoded by the exons ATGGTTCTTCTGGGAGCGAGTAACGGAACCTTCCCCGGCGGAAACATGAGGTCTTCGTTCATGGTGGAGGACAGAGCCGGAGACCCCGGGGGCTCCACCATCAAGATGATGGCGGAGGCTCTTGCGCCCCGGCTGCTGAAGATTGCGCAGGGCGCcgcagaggctgcagcagcgaCGTCTCCGTCCTCCACCAGTCAGCCGCAGGTCATGGAGACGAACGGGACCCGGTGCGGGGAGCAGATCCTGAGCTACGGCCGCGTGGAGAAGGTCTTGATCGGCGGGGTGCTCACCATGCTCACCCTGTCCACCATCTGCGGGAACCTGCTGGTGGTCATCTCCGTGTGCTTCGTCAAGAAGCTGCGGCAGCCCTCCAACTACCTGATCGTGTCTCTGGCCGTGGCCGACCTGTCGGTGGCTCTGGCCGTGATGCCGTTCGTCAGCATCACAGACCTGATCGGGGGTCAGTGGGTCTTCGGTCAGTTCTTCTGTAACGTCTTCATCGCCATGGACGTGATGTGCTGCACCGCGTCCATCATGACCCTGTGTGTGATCAGCATCGACAG ATATCTGGGAATCACCAAACCTCTGACATATCCCGTCCGGCAGAACGGCTGCTGTATGGCCAAGATGATCGTGTCTGTGTGGctgctctctgcctccatcACCCTCCCCCCTCTGTTCGGGTGGGCGCAGAACGTCAACGATGGCAGAGTGTGCCTCATCAGTCAGGACTTTGGCTACACCGTCTACTCCACGGCTGTGGCGTTCTACATCCCCATGTCCGTCATGCTGATCATGTACTACAGGATTTACAGAGCGGCCAAACTCAGCGCAGCCAAACACACCATCACCGGGTTTCCCAGGGAAGGGGGGCACGGTGCagggctggctccaagagggggGCGAGGGGGGCACAAGGTTCAACAGCCGGTGGAGTCGGGGGAAACGCTGAGCGTGGAGGGGACAGAGGTTGAGCAGGAGGAggccgaggaagaggaggagagcttGGACTGTGTGTCAGCGGCGCTGAAGCTGCAgcgggaggtggaggaggagtgtAGCACGCGTGTATCCCGCCTCCTCAAGACTGGCGAGCACCACCAACGTCGGAAAAGGAAAAACCAGTCCATCTTTAAACGGGAGCAGAAGGCCGCTGCCACTCTGGGCATCGTGGTCGGTGCCTTTACCTTCTGCTGGCTGCCGTTCTTCTTGGTGTCCACCGCCAGGCCATTTGTCTGCGGCGTGGAGTGCAGCTGTGTGCCGCTCTGGCTGGAGAGGACTCTGTTGTGGCTTGGTTACGCCAACTCTCTCATTAACCCCTTCATTTACGCCTTTTTCAACCGTGACCTGAGGACCACCTACAGCAACCTCCTGCGGTGCCGCTACAGGAACATCAATAGGAAGCTGTCGGCGGTTGGAATGCACGAGGCTTTGAAACTGGTGGAGAAACCAGACTCCGACGTGTGA